One Aegilops tauschii subsp. strangulata cultivar AL8/78 chromosome 7, Aet v6.0, whole genome shotgun sequence genomic window carries:
- the LOC120969385 gene encoding uncharacterized protein has protein sequence MAYHLRSGSAPSSPRSSKPQVEQQLQSLSATISSPLATIDTTCEGLRKLADIYSCIEEMMCAPSNQVSLCRTLQRVAVEAELGRSLVVLDLCNAMQETLMELKMTVQELLLVLKRGEDTTCQVKAYIRLAKKAQKQFKKISKKTTSDKNDSRVVMLMAEAREITISLLESTSCILLKQIEMPKWSLVSKTLQKSKVLCEEEQLRALECSIEDLESGVELLYRRLIQNRVSLLNALSL, from the coding sequence ATGGCTTACCACCTAAGATCTGGAAGCGCGCCTTCTAGCCCTCGCTCAAGCAAACCCCAAGTAGAGCAGCAGCTCCAGAGCCTGAGCGCAACCATCTCTTCGCCCTTGGCGACCATCGATACGACTTGCGAAGGTTTGAGGAAGCTGGCAGACATATACAGCTGCATTGAGGAGATGATGTGCGCACCCAGCAACCAAGTCAGCCTCTGCAGGACCCTGCAAAGGGTGGCAGTGGAGGCAGAGCTAGGGCGGTCCCTCGTCGTGCTCGACCTCTGCAACGCCATGCAGGAGACCTTGATGGAGCTGAAGATGACTGTCCAAGAGCTCTTGTTGGTTCTCAAGAGAGGAGAGGACACAACTTGCCAAGTCAAGGCATACATCCGTCTAGCCAAGAAAGCACAAAAGCAGTTCAAGAAGATCAGCAAGAAGACTACTTCCGACAAGAACGATTCTAGGGTGGTGATGCTAATGGCAGAAGCGAGAGAGATCACCATTTCACTTCTCGAATCCACATCCTGCATCTTGTTGAAGCAAATTGAGATGCCCAAGTGGTCTCTTGTCTCCAAAACATTGCAGAAGAGCAAAGTTCTGTGCGAAGAGGAGCAATTGCGGGCATTGGAGTGCAGTATCGAAGATCTTGAGAGCGGAGTGGAACTTCTGTACAGGAGATTGATCCAGAACAGAGTTTCTCTTCTCAATGCTCTTAGTTTGTAG